The Salvelinus sp. IW2-2015 linkage group LG15, ASM291031v2, whole genome shotgun sequence genome includes a region encoding these proteins:
- the zgc:153044 gene encoding dual specificity protein phosphatase 18, with the protein MHQSGEQRLAGLCQVTEHLFLSNGRAANDKAVISRFNITCIINATQNITNTSTAEVEYVHIPVTDSPSSPLSDFFDEVADKIQLVGEQCGHTLVHCNAGVSRSATLCLVYLMKYHGITLLEAHKKVKSCRPIIRPNSGFWKQLIQYERKLRGCATVTMITSPMGEIPDIYEEETKDMLPL; encoded by the coding sequence ATGCATCAGTCTGGTGAACAGAGACTTGCAGGTTTGTGTCAAGTTACCGAACACCTTTTCCTCAGCAACGGCAGAGCTGCAAATGATAAGGCTGTCATATCTCGTTTCAACATCACCTGCATCATCAATGCCACACAAAACATCACAAACACTTCCACTGCAGAGGTGGAATATGTCCATATACCTGTTACAgactctccatcttctcctctgaGCGACTTCTTTGACGAGGTAGCAGATAAAATCCAGCTCGTTGGGGAGCAGTGTGGACACACATTGGTTCACTGCAATGCAGGTGTGAGTCGCTCAGCTACGTTATGCTTGGTGTATCTAATGAAGTACCATGGAATTACACTTTTGGAGGCCCACAAAAAGGTCAAATCTTGTCGACCTATTATTAGACCAAACAGTGGATTCTGGAAGCAACTCATCCAGTATGAACGCAAGCTCCGTGGTTGTGCCACGGTCACAATGATCACGTCCCCCATGGGTGAAATACCTGACATTTATGAAGAGGAGACCAAAGATATGCTTCCtctttga